The DNA window GGGCTTGTGGTGCGCGCGATCCCGCATGCCGAACCGGTCGATCACCTCGAGAGCCCGCGCCCGCGCCTCGCGCCTGCGCGTCCGCCGGATGAAGAGCGGCATCATCACGTTTTCAAGCGCGGTGAACTCCGGCAGGAGGTTGTGAAGCTGGAAGATGAATCCCATATGCCGGTTGCGAAAGCTTGAAAGGTCTTCCACCGAGAGCCCGGTCACGTCGCGGCCCATGATGGAAATGCGCCCTCCCTGGAAGGAATCCAGGCAGCCCACCAGGTTCAGGAGCGTTGACTTGCCCGCGCCCGAAGGGCCCACGACGGAGAGTATCTCCCCGCGCCGGATTGAGAGCGAT is part of the Spirochaetota bacterium genome and encodes:
- a CDS encoding ABC transporter ATP-binding protein; translation: MDDIAISVDGLEKVYGYGHSALRVLKGVSLSIRRGEILSVVGPSGAGKSTLLNLVGCLDSFQGGRISIMGRDVTGLSVEDLSSFRNRHMGFIFQLHNLLPEFTALENVMMPLFIRRTRRREARARALEVIDRFGMRDRAHHKPAELSGGESQRIAVARAIVGGPDIILADEPTGSLDRENSRRLTQILFDLGRERGTTIVVVTHDREIASMTERTITLVDGSIVP